A DNA window from Agarivorans sp. TSD2052 contains the following coding sequences:
- a CDS encoding CinA family nicotinamide mononucleotide deamidase-related protein — translation MKIEMLSTGDEVLQGDIADTNAAWCGQVLNEMGLGFSRRQTVADQLDDIVDALKQAAQRSDWVLVNGGLGPTSDDLSAEAAASLTGKPLQLNTAWLAQLQQWYQSQNIVMPESNLKQAMLPEGAELVDNPIGTACGFIVEHAGAKLLFTPGVPSEFKKMVMQQWLPQLQALNPESNGEVKRFYTFGLSESSLSDRFDQLELPKGARLGYRSARPSIEVKLFYPSKTQQFDRLIEKIRTELAEHVFTEDQANWALHLQQMMIAAGKKLVLAESCTGGMLASELVAVAGSSAYVERGFVTYSNLAKQQSIGVAGSVIEQFGAVSIETSQAMALGALKHSDADIALSVTGIAGPSGGSDEKPVGTVCFTLAEGEHCISQQLLMSNRSRSVVRVMSTAVAMDMLRRHLTGVPVVGEYQHLKRIASRN, via the coding sequence ATGAAAATTGAGATGCTAAGTACTGGCGATGAAGTCCTTCAAGGCGACATTGCCGATACGAATGCCGCCTGGTGTGGTCAAGTCTTAAATGAAATGGGTTTAGGCTTTAGTCGTCGACAAACGGTAGCTGATCAGCTTGATGATATTGTAGATGCGCTCAAGCAAGCGGCTCAACGCAGTGACTGGGTGCTGGTAAATGGCGGTTTAGGGCCAACCTCTGATGATTTAAGTGCCGAAGCAGCAGCCAGCCTCACCGGAAAACCTTTGCAGTTGAATACTGCGTGGTTAGCACAGTTACAGCAGTGGTATCAGTCACAAAATATAGTGATGCCTGAGAGTAACCTTAAGCAAGCTATGCTGCCTGAAGGGGCTGAATTAGTGGACAACCCAATCGGTACCGCATGTGGCTTCATTGTTGAGCATGCTGGCGCCAAGCTACTGTTTACCCCCGGTGTGCCTAGTGAATTTAAAAAAATGGTTATGCAGCAGTGGCTACCTCAATTACAAGCCTTAAACCCGGAATCTAATGGCGAAGTGAAACGTTTTTATACCTTTGGCTTGTCAGAATCTTCTCTGAGTGACCGTTTTGATCAACTAGAATTACCTAAAGGTGCACGCCTAGGCTACCGCTCCGCGAGACCTTCAATTGAAGTGAAGCTGTTCTACCCATCTAAAACGCAGCAGTTTGATCGACTGATTGAAAAAATACGTACCGAGTTAGCGGAGCACGTATTTACTGAAGATCAAGCCAATTGGGCTTTGCACTTACAGCAGATGATGATCGCCGCCGGCAAAAAACTGGTATTAGCTGAATCGTGCACCGGGGGGATGTTGGCCTCTGAGTTGGTGGCTGTGGCGGGGAGCTCTGCTTATGTTGAGCGTGGCTTTGTTACCTACAGCAATTTGGCCAAGCAGCAAAGTATTGGTGTTGCTGGATCTGTTATCGAACAGTTTGGCGCGGTTTCCATTGAGACTAGTCAGGCCATGGCCTTAGGTGCGCTCAAACATAGTGATGCAGATATCGCTTTATCAGTCACTGGCATTGCAGGGCCTAGCGGTGGCAGTGACGAGAAACCTGTGGGCACTGTGTGCTTTACCCTTGCGGAGGGCGAGCACTGCATTAGTCAGCAATTATTAATGAGTAACCGTTCTCGTTCTGTTGTTCGAGTCATGTCCACTGCAGTTGCCATGGATATGTTACGTCGCCATCTTACCGGTGTACCAGTCGTAGGCGAATATCAACACCTCAAGCGGATCGCTAGTAGAAATTAG
- the ltaE gene encoding low-specificity L-threonine aldolase, producing MSDFRSDTVTQPTPAMRELMSKAAVGDDVYGDDPTVNRLQSYAAERMGKQAALFCSSGTQANLLAIMAHCQRGDEYICGQNAHNYKYEGGGAAVLGSVQPQPVENNADGSLCLNKVKAAIKADDFHFAKTHLLSLENTIGGKVLPMDYVASLRPFVEEHQLALHLDGARIFNAIVKTGQDERHLVDPFDSFTICLSKGLGAPIGSLLLGSEELIAKATRIRKMLGGGMRQAGIIAAAGHYVLENNVARLADDHANARYLAEQLASIEELECDASAVQTNIVYASCRKQQSVALAAELAEQGILMTAGSPMRFVTHLNVNQQDIQRLVVAVKKFYASH from the coding sequence ATGAGCGATTTTAGAAGTGATACCGTCACCCAGCCAACCCCAGCAATGCGCGAGCTAATGAGCAAAGCGGCAGTGGGGGATGACGTCTATGGTGATGACCCAACGGTCAATCGCTTACAAAGCTATGCAGCTGAGCGAATGGGGAAACAGGCGGCGCTATTTTGCAGTTCGGGTACCCAAGCAAACTTATTGGCCATCATGGCGCATTGCCAGCGCGGTGACGAGTATATTTGTGGTCAAAATGCTCACAACTACAAATATGAAGGCGGGGGCGCTGCGGTATTGGGCAGTGTGCAACCGCAGCCCGTAGAAAACAACGCAGATGGTAGCTTGTGCTTAAATAAGGTGAAAGCCGCGATTAAAGCAGACGACTTTCATTTTGCTAAGACCCACTTACTATCCTTAGAAAACACCATTGGTGGTAAAGTTCTGCCGATGGACTATGTTGCTAGTCTTCGCCCCTTTGTCGAGGAGCATCAATTAGCATTGCATTTGGATGGCGCTCGAATTTTCAACGCAATTGTAAAAACCGGTCAAGACGAACGTCACTTAGTCGATCCCTTTGATAGCTTTACTATTTGTTTATCTAAAGGCTTAGGTGCGCCGATTGGTTCTTTGTTGTTAGGCAGTGAAGAACTTATCGCTAAGGCAACGCGCATTCGTAAAATGCTCGGTGGTGGTATGCGCCAAGCAGGAATTATTGCCGCGGCGGGCCACTATGTCTTAGAAAACAATGTGGCACGTTTAGCGGATGATCACGCCAATGCTCGGTATTTAGCCGAGCAATTGGCTAGCATTGAAGAGCTTGAATGTGATGCCAGCGCGGTGCAAACCAATATTGTTTATGCCAGCTGTCGAAAGCAGCAATCAGTGGCCTTGGCTGCCGAGCTAGCAGAGCAAGGCATTTTAATGACAGCCGGTTCGCCAATGCGCTTTGTTACCCATTTAAATGTAAACCAACAAGACATTCAGCGCTTGGTGGTTGCAGTTAAAAAATTCTATGCAAGTCACTAA